Below is a genomic region from Kribbella qitaiheensis.
ATCGGCTGACCAGGGATCGGCCGATCGCGAAGACCCTGCTGACCGCGGCCGCGACCTGGGCGGTGCTCGGCGGGCGGAGCCTCGAACGGGAGGCCGAGGTGATGGCCGGGTATCTCGAGGAGAAGGACATCGTCGCGGCGCGTGGACGACTCGGGCACCTCTGCAGCCGCGACGCTACGGATCTGGAGGCGGATGAGCTCGCACGGGCGACGGTGGAGTCGGTGGCGGAGAACACCTCCGATGCATGTGTTGCGCCGCTGTTGTGGGGTGGAGTGTTCGGGATCCCGGGGCTGATCGGGTATCGGGCGGTTAACACGCTGGACGCGATGGTCGGCTACAAGTCGGCTCGCTATCTCAACTTCGGCTGGTTCGCGGCGCGGCTGGACGACGTACTCAATCTGGTTCCTGCCCGCGCTTGTGCCGTGCTCACCGGGTACGCGGCCGGGCGGGCCGGGGGAGACGTGGCGGATCTGGCGGCGGGATGCGCCGAAGCACCCGAGTCCGAACGCGGGACCGGTCGAGGCCGCGTTCGCGGGGGCGCTCGACCTGCGGCTGGGTGGGACGAACACGTACGGCGACGAGGTCGAGGACCGCGGCTCACTCGGCGACGGATTGCCGCCGACGGTGCCGGACATCCGGCGTACGGCGTCGTTGGCGCGGCGAGTCGGGTACGCCGCGGCGCTCATCGCCGCGATCCTGGCGCTACGCCCGCGACGTACGAGGGAGCAGACATGCATTTGAGTCAGCGGCCGTTGCGGATCGCCTTGGTGCGGCATGGGGAGTCCGAGGCGAATCTGGACAAGTCGATCTTCGAACGGGTGCCCGACCACGCGATCGCGCTCACCGCCCACGGCGTACAGCAGTCTGCCGAGACGGGCCGGCGGCTGCGCGAGGTGTTCGAGAACGAGCCCGTCCGGGTCTACGTCTCGCCGTACCTGCGCGCTTTGCAGACCCTCGGCGCTCTAGGCATCGACGACCTGATCGGCTCGACGCGGGAGGAACCGCGGCTGCGCGAACAGGATTGGGCCAACTACCAGGACACCGAGGACATCGAGCAGCAGAAGAAGCTGCGTGATTCGTACGGGCATTTCTTCTATCGCTTCACCCACGGCGAGTCCGGCTCGGACGTGTACGACCGGGTGTCGAGCTTCCTGGAGACCATGCACCGCGACTTCGAGGCGCCCGATTCGCCGCGGAACGTGCTGCTGATCTCGCACGGGCTGACGATGCGGCTGTTCTGCATGCGCTGGTTCCACTGGTCGGTCAGGTTCTTCGAGACGCTGCGCAATCCCGACAACGCCGAGACGCGCGTCCTGCTGCGCCAGCCCGATTTCCGGTACAAGCTGGATCGGCCCTTCGAGCAGTGGACCGAGTACGAACCGACGGAACGGGAGCGATCGGCATGGTTGTAGAGCAGACCCGCGCGGCCGCACTGGAGTTGCTGGCCGCGCTCTCGCCGGAGCAGCGTTCGCAGTTCACGGTGCCCTTCGACACCCCGGATCACCAGGTGTGGACGTACTTGCCGGGCGATCGGCCGGGCGTGACGTTGGGCTCGTTGGATGTCGGTCAGCGTGCGCTGGCGATGCGACTGTTGGAGATCGG
It encodes:
- a CDS encoding cobalamin biosynthesis protein codes for the protein MSRSAGLLLGFAADRLLGDPHRLHPVAGFGQLAARAEKSLYADSRAAGSAYAGLLVGSVAAAGVVADRLTRDRPIAKTLLTAAATWAVLGGRSLEREAEVMAGYLEEKDIVAARGRLGHLCSRDATDLEADELARATVESVAENTSDACVAPLLWGGVFGIPGLIGYRAVNTLDAMVGYKSARYLNFGWFAARLDDVLNLVPARACAVLTGYAAGRAGGDVADLAAGCAEAPESERGTGRGRVRGGARPAAGWDEHVRRRGRGPRLTRRRIAADGAGHPAYGVVGAASRVRRGAHRRDPGATPATYEGADMHLSQRPLRIALVRHGESEANLDKSIFERVPDHAIALTAHGVQQSAETGRRLREVFENEPVRVYVSPYLRALQTLGALGIDDLIGSTREEPRLREQDWANYQDTEDIEQQKKLRDSYGHFFYRFTHGESGSDVYDRVSSFLETMHRDFEAPDSPRNVLLISHGLTMRLFCMRWFHWSVRFFETLRNPDNAETRVLLRQPDFRYKLDRPFEQWTEYEPTERERSAWL